The DNA region TGTTGTTGGTTCAATTTTAAAAACAGAAACAGCTTTTCCATCATGTGTGGAACGATACTTTTCGATCAAACTTCCTGATAATTGATGTTTGTAGTAATTGGGTGTGTATTTGTCAAGTAATTTTTGAAGAACTAAGGCTGATTCTTCAGCGTCCATTACTTTTTCTGCCTTACCAAAAATGACAACACTACGGTATGCTGTATCTGCATGACACGGAACGGGGTCAACTACGGTACCGTATTCATGAAAAAGAGTAAAACAAACAGAAGGCCTTTGAAGTAATAGACTCTCTTTTTTTCCACTTCCCATACCATGAAAATAGATAGCCCCTTTATGCCAAACATAATTGACAGGTATGGCATAAGGAAAATTCTCTTCATCAACCATCGCCACAATGCCTACGCGTGTCTCTTGCAAAAAGGATTCAATCATCGCTTCATCGGTACAGATTCTCTTGTTATAACGAATTGTGTGCATATTTTTTCCTCATTCATA from Sulfurospirillum diekertiae includes:
- a CDS encoding pyridoxamine 5'-phosphate oxidase family protein; the encoded protein is MHTIRYNKRICTDEAMIESFLQETRVGIVAMVDEENFPYAIPVNYVWHKGAIYFHGMGSGKKESLLLQRPSVCFTLFHEYGTVVDPVPCHADTAYRSVVIFGKAEKVMDAEESALVLQKLLDKYTPNYYKHQLSGSLIEKYRSTHDGKAVSVFKIEPTTLTAKENIAQESELFNKEAFLNE